Proteins from a single region of bacterium:
- a CDS encoding flavodoxin family protein, protein MKILAVCGSPHREGFSPRLLKSAVEGAREAGAEVDVVLLAERKVKPCLACPNPPCWTSLDCNIRDDDGLALRRMFNECDALIISVPVYFLTINGLTKDFLDRMRNYGNNGKPAFPIAAAGGTGKGCVKALQDLSISLTVFGFRVVMPMPATRYNAEEAIEEAKKRGKKLVEEFKERKPFSSLAEGYKWLNSQPYMDWDLVDELLYLVRIAIEGIRRKGREDLASQFEEELLELEKYPENLCERAYALHERTMNTFNSI, encoded by the coding sequence ATGAAAATTTTGGCGGTATGCGGGTCGCCTCATAGGGAGGGTTTCTCTCCCAGATTGCTTAAGTCCGCTGTTGAAGGAGCAAGGGAAGCGGGCGCAGAGGTTGATGTCGTCCTTTTGGCGGAAAGGAAGGTCAAACCCTGCCTCGCCTGTCCCAACCCTCCCTGCTGGACTTCTCTTGATTGTAATATCAGGGACGACGATGGTCTCGCTTTGAGAAGGATGTTTAATGAGTGTGACGCTCTGATTATCTCTGTACCCGTCTATTTCCTCACTATAAATGGTTTGACAAAGGATTTCCTTGATAGGATGAGGAACTACGGGAATAACGGCAAGCCAGCTTTCCCTATCGCCGCTGCGGGAGGGACTGGGAAAGGTTGCGTTAAAGCTCTCCAAGACCTATCCATCTCCCTCACTGTCTTCGGCTTCAGGGTTGTTATGCCGATGCCGGCTACTCGTTATAACGCCGAGGAGGCTATAGAAGAGGCAAAGAAAAGGGGAAAGAAATTGGTGGAGGAATTTAAGGAGAGAAAGCCTTTTTCCAGTCTTGCTGAGGGATATAAATGGCTAAACTCTCAGCCCTATATGGACTGGGATTTGGTGGATGAGTTGTTGTATTTGGTTAGAATAGCCATTGAGGGAATAAGGAGGAAGGGCAGGGAGGATTTAGCTTCTCAATTTGAGGAAGAACTCTTGGAGTTGGAGAAATATCCTGAGAATCTATGTGAGAGAGCTTACGCTCTTCACGAAAGGACGATGAATACTTTCAATTCCATTTAA
- a CDS encoding MFS transporter, translating to MQQWRKNLYTLWAAQLLIFIGMSLVMPFLPFYIQELGVKDFASSARWSGIIFGIPFLFSAFFAPIWGTIGDLYGRKKMILRAMFGVSVVITLMGFVKNVRQLLILRALHGILGGFVGPSMALITTSVPEEFLGFSIGFLQTSMIAGSIVGPFFGGILADMMGYRQIFKLTGLCGLISAITVLILVKEERKSNLGEGNTYGLRENISFFFHSKELLTIAFTTFIMQLGIMLVQPVLPLFISTLGVRKNILATVTGLIFSSTGIVNIFATPLWGKRADKNGYKSTLLICTLGTSLCYIPHALVRNAYQLGVLRIILGFFSSGVGPSTQSIIAYNVPPERRGGVYGLVNSASLLANLIGPATGGVLAGVIGIRASFLLSFFFVFTSWLLVRAIIKEPAKAFSTTSSLNK from the coding sequence ATGCAACAATGGCGTAAAAATCTTTATACCCTCTGGGCTGCCCAACTCCTTATCTTCATCGGCATGAGCTTGGTGATGCCATTCCTCCCCTTCTATATCCAGGAGCTGGGAGTTAAGGACTTTGCATCCTCGGCTCGCTGGAGCGGTATCATCTTCGGCATCCCCTTCCTCTTCTCCGCCTTCTTCGCTCCCATCTGGGGAACTATCGGCGACCTTTATGGAAGAAAAAAGATGATTCTTCGGGCTATGTTCGGGGTATCGGTGGTTATTACTTTGATGGGGTTCGTGAAAAATGTGCGGCAACTCCTCATTCTGCGCGCGCTCCACGGAATCCTTGGGGGTTTCGTCGGTCCCTCTATGGCTCTCATAACAACCTCAGTGCCTGAGGAATTCCTCGGCTTCTCAATCGGGTTTTTGCAAACTTCAATGATTGCGGGAAGTATCGTCGGTCCCTTCTTTGGCGGCATCTTAGCCGATATGATGGGATACCGCCAAATATTCAAGCTAACAGGACTCTGCGGACTCATCAGCGCTATAACGGTTCTCATCCTTGTTAAAGAAGAGAGGAAATCCAATTTAGGAGAAGGAAATACATATGGATTGAGAGAAAATATCTCTTTCTTCTTCCATTCAAAGGAGCTACTAACAATTGCCTTCACAACTTTCATTATGCAGCTCGGCATTATGCTCGTTCAACCAGTCTTGCCTCTCTTCATCTCCACACTTGGCGTTAGGAAAAACATTTTAGCGACTGTTACCGGCTTGATTTTCTCCTCCACCGGCATAGTTAACATCTTCGCAACTCCCCTTTGGGGGAAAAGAGCCGATAAGAATGGCTATAAATCCACTTTGCTAATCTGTACGCTCGGCACATCCCTCTGCTATATCCCCCACGCTCTCGTAAGGAACGCCTACCAATTGGGGGTTCTCCGTATAATCCTCGGCTTTTTTTCCTCTGGAGTGGGACCCTCAACTCAATCCATAATAGCCTACAATGTTCCCCCCGAGAGAAGAGGAGGCGTATACGGACTCGTAAATAGCGCATCATTGCTGGCAAATCTAATCGGACCAGCCACTGGCGGAGTTTTGGCTGGTGTGATAGGCATAAGAGCTTCCTTTTTGTTATCCTTTTTCTTCGTTTTTACCTCCTGGCTTCTGGTTAGGGCTATTATCAAGGAGCCAGCTAAAGCGTTTTCCACCACGAGTTCATTGAATAAATGA
- a CDS encoding alpha-L-fucosidase, translating into MKKYLFVIAFLISILAVSSSIGQSVISSIPGESREAYENRIRWWREGRFGIFIHWGPVSLKGTEIGWSRGSQIPVEVYDNLYKEFNPKKFNSEKWAKLFREAGARYVVIVTKHHDGFSMFDSALTDYDAMNTPAKRDFIGELTKACKKEGLRVMFYYSLCDWYHPDYKTDFNRYLDFMFGQIRELCEKYHPDGIWFDGGWEHSPEEWRADELIKTIHSILPKAIINNRSGLPADYDTPEQVVGAFNTNRAWESCITLGTQWAWKPNDNIKSLKQCLRLLIGCAGGDGNLLLNVGPTPEGEIEERQAERLREIGKWLAKFGEGIYGTRGGPFMPGVWGASTYKGNSIYLYIFNFDEDKIELPTIERKVVKYTLLTGGDLKVEQDEKSLRIIVPEKHQNELVTVVKLVLDGPAKDIRPRPGASLPELKATASNVFQNMPGFGADKAVDGDETTRWATDWGTYSAWLEVDLGKAKTIKGVRIVEAVEFGERVNKFAIEYREDDKSKWKTILMGTKIGKDFKRRFVPITARYWRLNILSATEGPTIYEFQLLTK; encoded by the coding sequence TTGAAGAAATATCTTTTCGTGATAGCGTTTCTTATCTCCATTCTCGCTGTATCTTCTTCCATCGGGCAAAGTGTAATCTCCAGTATACCGGGAGAAAGTAGGGAAGCATATGAAAATAGGATTAGATGGTGGCGTGAAGGAAGATTCGGAATCTTCATCCATTGGGGACCGGTCAGCCTTAAGGGGACGGAGATAGGTTGGTCAAGGGGGAGCCAGATACCCGTAGAGGTTTACGATAACCTTTATAAGGAGTTCAACCCAAAGAAATTCAACTCGGAAAAATGGGCTAAGCTCTTCAGGGAAGCAGGAGCGAGATATGTAGTTATAGTCACAAAACATCACGATGGGTTTTCAATGTTTGATAGCGCTCTAACCGACTACGATGCGATGAACACTCCCGCGAAACGGGATTTCATAGGTGAATTAACAAAAGCCTGCAAAAAAGAAGGATTGAGGGTTATGTTCTATTATTCACTCTGCGATTGGTATCATCCCGATTACAAAACCGACTTCAATCGCTATCTTGATTTTATGTTCGGGCAGATAAGGGAGTTATGCGAGAAATACCATCCCGATGGAATCTGGTTTGATGGCGGGTGGGAACATTCCCCTGAGGAATGGCGAGCAGATGAGTTAATCAAGACGATTCATAGCATTTTGCCCAAAGCGATAATCAATAACCGTTCTGGCTTGCCTGCCGACTACGATACACCGGAGCAAGTTGTTGGGGCATTCAATACGAATAGGGCTTGGGAGAGCTGCATTACATTGGGAACTCAATGGGCTTGGAAACCGAACGATAACATAAAATCTCTCAAGCAATGTCTTCGGCTACTCATCGGATGCGCAGGTGGGGATGGAAATCTCCTTTTAAATGTGGGTCCCACGCCCGAGGGTGAAATAGAGGAAAGACAGGCGGAGAGATTGAGGGAAATAGGGAAATGGCTGGCTAAATTCGGGGAGGGAATCTATGGGACAAGGGGAGGTCCATTTATGCCGGGAGTTTGGGGTGCGAGTACCTATAAAGGAAATAGCATTTATCTTTACATCTTCAACTTCGACGAGGATAAAATAGAGCTTCCTACAATAGAGAGAAAGGTAGTAAAATATACGCTCTTAACGGGTGGCGATTTAAAAGTTGAGCAGGATGAGAAATCATTGAGAATCATCGTTCCAGAAAAGCATCAAAACGAGCTGGTGACGGTTGTCAAGCTTGTTCTTGATGGTCCAGCAAAGGATATCCGCCCTCGCCCGGGCGCAAGCCTGCCAGAGCTAAAGGCAACAGCTTCAAATGTCTTCCAAAATATGCCCGGCTTCGGAGCTGATAAAGCAGTAGATGGAGACGAAACAACTCGCTGGGCTACCGATTGGGGCACTTATTCTGCCTGGCTGGAAGTCGATTTGGGAAAGGCGAAAACCATCAAAGGAGTGAGAATAGTTGAAGCAGTGGAATTCGGGGAGAGGGTAAATAAGTTCGCCATAGAATATAGGGAAGATGACAAAAGCAAATGGAAAACGATTTTAATGGGGACGAAAATAGGAAAGGATTTCAAGCGAAGATTCGTCCCCATAACAGCTCGCTATTGGAGATTGAACATCCTTTCAGCAACTGAAGGTCCAACGATATACGAATTTCAGCTCCTCACAAAATAG
- a CDS encoding SAM-dependent chlorinase/fluorinase has product MITFTSDFGLEDPFVGIVKGVILSINPSARIVDITHCIGAQDILQGALILRSAYRFFPLGTIHLAVVDPGVGSQRHPIVVETPSYIFVGPDNGLLSLAIVEEFSAYIIENPYFVLEKVSHTFHGRDIFAPVAGYLSLGIKPSAVGRKVEEIVRLSLPSPYCEEKRIIGEIIGFDHFGNAITNISEELIRDKKALKIKVGVRTIEGLSSSYAEKPPLTPLAILGSSGFLEISLNLGSARSALKLKKGDEVEVTFD; this is encoded by the coding sequence ATCATCACCTTTACCTCAGACTTCGGTCTAGAGGACCCATTTGTTGGGATAGTAAAGGGCGTCATACTTTCCATAAACCCTTCGGCGAGAATAGTAGATATAACCCATTGTATAGGGGCTCAGGATATCCTGCAGGGGGCTTTAATCCTGCGTTCCGCTTACCGATTTTTCCCACTTGGAACGATTCATCTTGCAGTTGTTGACCCCGGAGTCGGCTCCCAACGCCATCCGATTGTGGTGGAAACCCCGAGCTATATTTTTGTCGGTCCAGACAACGGTCTTTTATCTCTCGCTATAGTGGAGGAATTCTCCGCGTATATAATTGAAAATCCCTATTTCGTCTTGGAAAAAGTAAGTCACACCTTCCATGGAAGGGATATTTTCGCCCCGGTAGCAGGATACCTATCCTTGGGAATAAAGCCTTCCGCTGTGGGAAGAAAAGTAGAAGAAATCGTGAGACTTTCACTACCCTCCCCTTATTGCGAAGAGAAGAGAATTATCGGTGAAATAATCGGCTTCGACCATTTCGGCAACGCTATAACGAATATCTCCGAGGAACTAATAAGAGATAAAAAAGCATTGAAAATAAAGGTTGGTGTAAGAACGATAGAGGGCTTGTCATCCTCCTATGCTGAAAAACCACCGCTAACCCCTTTAGCTATCTTGGGTAGCAGTGGTTTTCTTGAAATCTCCCTAAATTTGGGTTCAGCTCGTTCAGCGCTTAAATTGAAGAAGGGAGATGAGGTAGAGGTTACATTTGATTGA
- a CDS encoding response regulator has product MPKKILVVDDERPIVRLVQVNLEHAGYEVVTAYDGKEALEKVEQEKPDLIILDVMMPQMDGFEVMQRLQANPKTRDIPVIMLTAKAQDADVFRGWQSGVTLYLTKPFSPFELISFVRRIFRSLEEEEVEKRYEI; this is encoded by the coding sequence ATGCCTAAAAAGATTTTAGTTGTAGATGATGAAAGACCGATAGTCCGGCTGGTCCAAGTAAACTTGGAGCATGCCGGCTATGAGGTAGTAACTGCCTATGATGGCAAGGAAGCTTTGGAGAAAGTCGAACAGGAGAAGCCGGACTTAATCATTCTTGATGTTATGATGCCTCAAATGGACGGATTTGAGGTTATGCAAAGGCTGCAGGCTAATCCCAAAACAAGGGATATTCCCGTCATTATGCTTACCGCTAAGGCGCAGGATGCTGATGTTTTCAGAGGTTGGCAATCGGGTGTAACCCTCTATCTCACAAAACCCTTCAGCCCCTTTGAGTTAATAAGCTTCGTGCGCCGAATATTCAGAAGCCTTGAGGAGGAAGAGGTAGAGAAACGCTACGAGATATGA